A DNA window from Ipomoea triloba cultivar NCNSP0323 chromosome 10, ASM357664v1 contains the following coding sequences:
- the LOC116032662 gene encoding disease resistance response protein 206-like — MTRSRTPNILTLFCIFFFLISVSSTHPMPRKKPYNPCKTLVLYFHDVIYNGQNAGNATSAIVGAPQWGNYTILASQFHFGNVVVFDDPITLDNNFHSKPVGRAQGMYMYDTKNTYTAWLGFSFVLNSTDSQGSINFIGADPLMNKTRDISVVGGTGDFFMHRGVATVMTDAFEGEVYFRLRVDIKFYECW; from the coding sequence ATGACAAGATCAAGAACTCCCAATATTCTCACTCTTTTCTGCATCTTTTTCTTCCTAATCTCAGTTTCCTCCACACACCCAATGCCCAGGAAAAAGCCATACAACCCATGCAAGACCCTAGTCTTATACTTCCACGACGTAATCTACAACGGCCAAAACGCCGGCAACGCCACCTCGGCCATCGTGGGGGCCCCGCAGTGGGGCAACTACACCATCCTGGCCAGCCAATTCCACTTCGGCAACGTCGTCGTTTTCGACGACCCCATCACTTTGGACAACAACTTCCACTCCAAGCCCGTGGGGAGGGCCCAAGGGATGTACATGTACGATACCAAGAACACGTACACGGCTTGGCTCGGCTTCTCTTTTGTGCTTAACTCCACGGATTCTCAAGGGAGCATAAATTTCATTGGGGCCGACCCGCTGATGAATAAGACACGGGATATTTCCGTGGTGGGCGGCACCGGCGACTTCTTCATGCACCGCGGCGTCGCCACCGTCATGACCGACGCCTTTGAAGGCGAGGTTTACTTTAGACTTCGCGTCGATATCAAATTCTACGAGTGCTggtag